The sequence GGAACTCGACCGTATCCGCCTGGAAGGCACCGCCTACAGCATCGCCGAACGCGAAGTCGGCGTCGCCAGTGTCAGCGCGGCCGTGATGACCGGCCCCAAACGGATACTCGGCGCCCTGTCGGTGAGCGGCCCCATGCAGCGGATCGTGCCCAACATCGAGCGGCTGCGCCTCCAGGCCGCCCGCGCCGCCCGCTGCCTCACCGCCTCCTGGGAGGACGGCGACTTCCCGCCGGGGGACCCGCTCACGCCCGGGACGGAGACCGAGGACGCGCGCGACGAAACCGCCTGACCGCCTGTCAGCGCACCCGCGGTCGGGCCCCGCGCGCCGGCCGGTCCCGGGTCCCGTTCACACCCACCCGGCCACCACCGCGAAGCGGTACCTCTTGTAGAGGCAGTCCACCTGGCTGAATCCCGCTTCCGTCAGCCAGCTCAGGTGCGTGGCGACGGGCGCGGGAAGGTCGTAGGCCATCCGCTTCACGGCCTCGTCGATCTCCCGCGGGCTCGCGCCGAGCGCGACCACCTCGCGGTGCCAGGTCTCCTCGTACAGCGCGTCCAGGGCGGGGGTGCCGCCGGCCACCTGCTCCGCGTTGACGAACACGCCGCCCGGCCTCATCACCTCGCGCACCCGCCGGTAGATGTCGCGCTGGTCGGGGTGCGGAAGGTGGTGGATGGCCAGGGCGGAGATCACGATGTCATACGGCCCCTGCGGCAGCGGCGCCCGCAGATCCTGCTCGTAGATCGTCCGTTCCACCGCGTAGAGGTCGAGCATCTGGTCGGCGACGGCCAGCATGGCGGCCGAGGAGTCGACCAGATCGACGGTGGCGTTCGGCAGCGGGAGGGCCAGCTCCCCGCTGAACAGGCCGGTTCCGGCGCCGAGGTCGAGGACCCGCGGCGCGGGGCCGTGCCCGCGCACGGCCACGTCGATCGCCAGGCCGTAGAAGTCGTTGAGGTGGGGGACCAGCCGCGAGCGGGCCTCGTCATAGCGCTTGGCGCCGTCGCCGAAAAGGCGCGAGACCTCCCCCTCCACGGTGCCCCCGAAGTCGTAGCCAACTGGACCGCTGCTCACTATAAAGTGCGAACCGGATTCCCCGTCACCGGACGTGGCCAAAACCCCGGCCCCCGGCCCGCGCGGAGACGAGGCTCGCTGGAGGGATGACGGGGCGTCAATTATATTGACGAGGGGGCACTTCGCGGCCGGCATGAGGCCGCCCCAGGGGCCGGGCCCGGAGCTGCGCCCGGCCTGCCGGACACCGCTCCGGCCGAGCACGCTTCCCCATCGGGTGAGGACGTTGCGAAGGAGCCTACGTGACGCGGGTTGAACCGTTCAGCATCGGTTTGGTGGGGGCGGGACCGAGAGGTCTGATCGCTCTGCAACGGCTGTGCTCGGGCGTCGCCGCGTCCGCGTCCGACCGGCCGGTCCACCTCCATGTGATCGACCCGTACGAGCCGGGCGCGGGGCGGGTGTGGCGGCGCGACCAGAGCAGGTCGCTGCTGATGAACAGCCCCTGCGAACGCGTGACGGTGTTCCGCGAATCCCCCCTGCCGGGCGAGCGTGCCGCACGGCCCACCGCGGGGCCGACGCTGTGGAACTGGGCCCGCGCCGTGGCCGACGGCAGCATTCCCGCCGACCCTCAGGCGGAGGCGGAGGCCCGCTCGCTGACCCCCGCGGCCTGCACCACCCGCGCCTTCCACGGCAGTTACCTCCGCTGGGCCTTCGACCACGTACGCCGCAGCGCACCCGCACGGGTGCAGATCTTCGACCACCGCGCCACCGCCCGCGCGCTGGACGACGCCCCGAACGGCTGCCAGGCGATCCGGCTCGCCGCGGCCGACGGCCGGGAGTTGACGCTGACCGTGGACGCGGTCGTCCTCGCCCAGGGCCACGTCGACATGCTCCCCGACGCCGGCGAGGACTGGTTCGCCGGCTGGGCCCGGGCCCGGGGTCTGGTCCACGTACCCGCGTCGAATCCGGCCGACGTGAACCTTGACGGCATCGCCGCCGGCGAACCGGTCCTGATCCGTGGCCTCGGCCTCAACTTCTTCGACTACGTGGCGATGCTGACCACGGGACGCGGCGGCCGCTACGAGCGCGCGGCGAGCGGACGGCTTCGCTACCTGGCCTCCGGGCGCGAGCCCGTGCTGTTCGCGGGGTCGGGCCGCGGTGTCCCGCAGCCCTCCTCGTCGGCCTCCGAGCCGCCCTCCGAGCCGCTCTGCGCGCCGGGCGTCGACCTCGCCGCCCGCCTGCGGGAGAGCGCGGGCAGCGGCCCGATCGACTTCCGCCGCCACATCTGGCCGCTGGCCCTGCACGAGATCGGACGGCTGCGCAACGCCCCGGCGGCCCCCGTGCCGGTCGACGACACCTCCGCCTCCCAGCGCGACGTCGACGCGCTGGTCCAGCCGGCCTCGGGGCTGACCTTCCGGAGCCCCGGCGAATACCGCGAGTGGGCCGCCCGGTTGATGCATACGGACCTGCGGCCCGAGGGCGCGCGCCCCGAGGCGGTCGGCCGCGCGCTGAGCGCGGTGCGGCGGCAGGTCCGCGACCTCGCGCGCGAGGGCCGCATCAGCGGCAGGTCCTTCCGCGACCACGTCCTGGGGACCTTCGCCTCCCTGGACAACGTGGGCGCGGAGGGCCCGCAGACCGCCTGGCTGGAGGAGCTGTCGGCCCTGATGGACAGCGCTGTCGTCTGCCTGGTCGGCCCGCACATGCTGATCGAGGCCGACGAGGACGCCGGGCGGTTCGCCGCGTACTCACCGGCGGTGAGCGGCAGCCGGGTCGTCGCGCGCTGCCTGATCGAGGCCCACCTGCCGGCGCCCGACATCCGCCGCACCAGCGACCCGCTGCTGCGCCATCTCGCCGCTACCGGCCAGATCCGCCAGCGCTCCCTCCCGGACGGCCGGGGGGACTACGCCACCGGAGCGCTCGACGTCGACACCGCGACGGTGGCGGTCGTCCGTGCCGACGGGACGCCCCACCCGCGGCGCTTCGGCTACGGCCCGCCGACCGAACTCGTGCCCTGGGTCACCTCCCTCGACGTGTCGGGCATTGTCGGGGAGGCGTTCCGGGACGCCGATCGCATCGCCGCGGGGTGCCTGCGCCTCATGGATACGGCCGACCGCTCCCTCGACCCGGTGGCCTGCTCGGCGCGCTATTCCGTTCCGCAGTCACCGTGACCAGGAAATCGAACAGCTCGCCGACTCGAACAGCCGACCAGCCGGCAAAGGCGAGACGGCGCCGATCCGGGCCATCCAGCGGTGGCACGCGCCGTCTTGGATCGTCGGATAGAGTCAGGGCCGGGCCTGCGGTGGTGAGCAGAAGGAAATACCAGCGCTCCTCGCGTCTGAACACAGCGGAGTCAGTGGAGCCGGCGGAGTCATATGGACCTGGGAATTGACGGCAAAGTCTTCCTGATCACCGGTGGGACCAAGGGACTTGGCCTCGCCGCCGCCCATGCCCTCGTCGGTGAGGGCGCTCGGGTGGTGGTCTCCTCACGCGGTCAGACCGCGGTCGACGAGGCCGCGGCGGCGTTGGGCGGCCCGGAGAACGTCCTGGGCCTGGCCGCTGACAACGCGGACGCCCTGGCGGCAGAGCGGATGGTGGCCTCCGCCCTGCGCCGCTTCGGCCGGTTGGACGGCGTGCTGATCAGTGTGGGCGGTCCGCCCACCGGCCCGATCACCACGATCACCGATGAGCAGTGGCGGGATTCCTTCGAGTCGGTATTCCTCGGTGCGTTGCGCCTCGCCCGTGCCGCCGCACCCGTACTCCCGTTCGACGGATCGATCGGATTCGTGCTGTCCTTGTCCGTGAAATCCCCCTGGCCGAACATAAGCATCTCCAACGGCTTGCGCCCAGGACTCGCTATGGCCGCCAAAACACTCGCCGACGAGCTGGGCCCGCGCGGCATCAGGGTCAACGGCTTCGTTGTCGGCTCGATCGCCACCGATCGGCTCAAAAGCCTGGAGTCGGCCAACGACGATCCGGAGCGGGCCCGCGCCGCACGGACCGCCGAAATCCCGCTGCGACGCTACGGCACACCTGAGGAGTTCGGCCGCCTGGCCGCCGTCATCCTGTCGCCGGCGGCGTCCTACGTCACCGGCACCATGATCCACATCGATGGCGGCGCCCTGCGCACCCTGTGACCTACGCTCGTCGGAAGGGGCTTGGGCGTTCGTCGCCCGGCCTGCGAGGAGTGGGGACGACTCCTGGCACGGGGACGCGCACCAAGTGGGGTGCGGGCCTGTCCGGGGCGTACGCACCGCGATGCCGGGTCCCGCGAGTTCCCCGGCGGACTGTCGCGGCTGCCGGAGGTCCGGCGCGGGAGCCGCCCCGCGGGTCGGCGGGCTCAGCGTGCCGCGGTGAGCCGGTCGATGAACGGCTGGATGTGGCGCAGCAGTTGTCCGTGGTGGGGTGGGGTGAAGACGTCGAAGTGGCCGCAGTCCAGGTCCCGGACGGTGAGGCGGGTGGCGAGCGAGCGCCAGCGGGCGATCTGCGCCTCGCGGTCGGGGCTCGCGCAGGCGAGCAGGAGTGTGGGGGTGTCGCTGGGCTGCCGGACGCGATGGGCCCGTGCGGCGGTGAGATGGGCGGCGGCGGTGGAGCGCAGCAGCGCCGGCTCGAAGCCCGAGGAGAGTCCGCCGGCGGAGTGTTCGATGCTGTCGAGCGGATGGGAGCGCAGCAGCGCGTTGTCCGGTTCCAGTTCGGGGTGGCTGTCGATCATGACGACGGCGGGCGGCGGCGTACCCCCTGCGGTCCCTGCGGCCGCGGCCTCCGCGGCCAACTCCCAGGCGAGGATGCCGCCCAGCGACCAGCCGGCGAGCAGGGCGGGCGGTCGGGGAAGCGCGTCGAGGAGTTCCCGGTAGGCGGCCGTCATCCGTGGGACGCTCCGCTCCGGGCGCTCGCCGGGCAGCAGCCCCGCGGCGCGGATGCCGTAGACCGTGCCGTGCCGGGCCAGTCGCCGGGCCAGGCGGAGGTACTGGCCGAGCCCGCCGCCGGCGGGGTGGATCAGTACGCTGTCCAGCGGGCCGCTGCGCCGGCCCAGGGTCATGAGCAGCCCGGGTTCTTCGCTCATCGGCCGGCCCGTTGGGTGACGGCGATGCACACCAGCACCGCGACCGCGGCGACGGCCGCGATCACCGGCGGGCGCTCGCCGAGCATCGGAACCGACCAGATCAGGGTGAGCAGCGGCTGGGACAGCAGGATCTGGCTGGCCCGGGTGATGCCGATGGCCGCGATCCCGCGGTACCAGACCAGCGGGCCGAGGAACTGCGCCCCGGCGCCCAGCCAGATCAGGCCGATCAGCGAGCGCGCGGTGGGGTGCGGATGGTCGACGAGCAGGGCGGCCACCGAGCCGGCGGCGGTGAGCGGCAGGCAGATCACCAGGGCCCAGGCGATCACCTGCCAGCCCGGCATGGCCCGGGCCAGCAGCCCGCCCTCGGTGTATGCCGCCGCGGCGACCAGCAGTGACGCGAACAGGTACAGGTCCGCCGCCGAGAACGTCCCGCCGCCCTGCTGGAACGCGAACCCGACGACCACCGCCGCCCCGGTCAGCGCGGCGGCCCAGAACACCGGCGGCGGCCTGACCCCGGTCCGCGCGGTGCCGTAGACGGCCGTGGTCAGCGGCAGGAGTCCGGCGATCACCGCGGCGTGGGTGGAGGTGGTGGTCTGCAGCGCCAGCGTGGTCATCAGCGGGTATCCGACGATCAACCCGCCCGCCACGGTGGCCAGTCCGGCCCAGTGCGCGCGCCGGGGGAGGGGGACCCGCCGGGCCAGCAGGCAGCCGCCCGCGATCAGCGCGGCCAGTACGGCGCGCACGGTGGTCACCGTCCACGGGCCCATGCCCTCCAGGGCCCAGGCGGTGGCCGGGAAGGTGAGCGAGAAGACCACCACGCCCGCCACGGCCGACACGCTCCCCGGCACTCTCGCTCGATCGGCGCCCTCCGCCACGTCCGCCGGTGCGGCGGCTCGCCGGGTGGTCGCGCCGGGCTCCACGTCCATGGCGGGGCCTTTCCTCATCGCGCTCATCAGAGGTTCCGCGCCAGCGCCTCGCGTAGCGCCGTACGGTCGATCTTTCCGTTGGTGGTGTAGGGGAAGGAACGACGGACGCTGACGGCCACCGGCACCATATAGGCGGGCAACCGCTCCCGTAGCCCCGCCAGCAGGGTGTCCGGGTCGAGCCGGGCGCCGGACTGCGCGGTGCAGGCGGCAGCGAGCCGCTCCTGCCCGGCGGCGCCGTCGAGTGACAGCACGACCGCCTCGTTGACGCCCGGTACCGCGCGCAACGCCGCCTCGATCTCGCCGAGTTCGACGCGGTAGCCGCGGATCTTGATCTGGTGGTCGAGCCGGCCCAGGTGGACCAGCCCGTCCGGGCTCCGGCGCACCCGGTCCCCGGTGCGGTACCAGAGGTCGTCCGAGGGGGGATCGGCCCGCTCGACCACGGTGGTACGCCCCTGCTCCCGGCGCAGGAAGCGCCCGATGTTGTCCTGGGGGTCGAGATAGCCCGGGAAGCGCTGGACGCCTCGTACGCACAGCTCTCCCTCGTCGGCCTCGCGGCCGTCCTCGTCGACGACCAGGTGTTCCAGGCCGGGGTAGAGGGTGCCGATCGGTACGGCGCCGCCCGGCCCGGCGGCGGGCGTGCTGTCGGCGGGAGTGCCGGTGCCGGCGGCGGGAGTGCCGGTGCCGGCGGCGGGAGTGCCGGTGCCGGCGGCGGGAGTGCCGGCGACGCGCGCGCCCGGTGCGGGCATCCGGAACTCGGTGCAGCTGAGGGTGAGTTCGGTGGGGCCGTAGAGGTTCTCCAGCACGCTGCGCGGCGCGGCCCGCTGCCACGCGCTCGCCTGGGCGAGGGTGAGCGTCTCGCCGCAGAACAGGCTCCAACGCAGTGACGGCATGCTGTCCGGGGCCAGCGCCCGCAGCCGCCGGGCGAAGGAGATGACCGAGGGCACCGAGAACCAGTGGGTCAGCCGCTCGCGGGCGACGAAGCGGGCGGGTGCCAGGACGTCGTCGGGGCCCGGCACCACCAGCGTCGCACCCGATCCCCAGGCCGCGAAGAGATCGAAGACCGAGAGGTCGAAGGTGAGCTCGAAGGTCTGCGACAGCCGTGCGCCGACGTCCAGTTGGTAGCGGTCGATGACATGGCTCAGATAGGCGTCGACGGAACGGTGCTGGATCGGGACGCCCTTGGGGGAGCCGGTCGATCCCGAGGTGAACAGGACGTAGCCGATGTCCCGCGGTCCCCGGCCGCCCGCCGGGAGGGCCGGCAACGCGCGCGCGGGCGGCAGGGAGTCGAGGTCGGGCGAGAGCAGTCGGGCGCCCAACTCGGCGGCGGCGTGGTCGGGTTGGGCGAGGACCAGATCGAGCCCGGCCGCCTTGGCGATGGCCGCGTTGCGGGCCGCCGGGAATGCCGGGTTGAGCGGCACCACGCTCGCGCCCAGCCGCTGGACGGCCAGATAGCCCGCGTAGGCGTGCGGGGTGCGGGAGGCCAGCAGCCCGATCCGCCGCAGCGGCCGGCCGGGGTCCGCCGCGTGCAGCGCTTCGGCCAACCGGCCTGCCAGGGAGTCGAGTTCGGCGTAACTCCAGGGCCGGCCGCCGACTTCCAGGGCCACCGCGGCGGGATGGAGGCGCGCGGTGTCGGCGAACCACCCGTACATGCCGCGCTGTTGGGTCATGGCTGCTGCTCCGCGGGCTCGATGGGGAACGGGGCCGGTGCGCCGTAGGCGACGCTCAGGGGGAGGGAGGCCCGGTTGCGCAGCGACACCCAGGAGTAGCGGCCCCAACTGCCGGCCCGCGCCGCCGGGCGGACCCGGACCCGCCAGGGCCGCCCGGCGAAGCCGCTGCCCTCGGCCTTGACGCATGCCTCCTGGACCGTCCACAGCCAGGCGAACTCGGTGGTGCGGCGCTCGGCCGGCAGCCGGGCCCACTCCTCGGCGCGGCCCTGGGTACAGCGGCGCAGCAAAGCGGGCCGGACCGCCGCCGGGACGTGCTGGACGTCGACGCCGACCGCGCGGTCCAGTGCCGCGCAGACGGCGACGGCCCCCCGGTCGTGGCTGATGCTGATGCCGATCCGGGGACGGCCGGCCAGGGCGGGGCGGCCACCCGGCCGGTAGACGACGGGCGCGCCGGCGGCCTCCGGGTACCGCGCCCGGAGCAGGGCACGCAACAGCCCTCGGCCCGCGAGTAGTTCGGCGGTCCGCCACGGCGGAAGGCCCTCGGCCGCGGCCAGATCCTCCCGGGTCGGCGGGGCGTACGGCGCGGGCTCCTGGTGGCGGTCGAACCGCTCCTCGTCGTGGAAGGCGCCCCGCCTCTCGTGGAGGGCGACCCAGATGCCCGGGGCGGCTTCGAGCCGCAGGCCCGGCCCCGTGATCGGCGGCGGTACGGTCATGGCGTCAGCCCGTCCAATACGGCGTCCAGACGCTCGGCGACGATGTCCAGGGTCACCTCGGTGGTGCCGCCGCCGATGCCGAAGATCGCCGCCTCGGTGCGCAGCGCCTGCGCCCCGCCCCGTGCGAAGCCGTCGGCGCCCTGCAACCGAGCGCACTCGGCGAGCACATGGTCCACCGTCGCCCCCGACGCGGCCTTGAGGAGGGCGGCCGCGGTGCCGTCCCGCTCGTCGGCGATCCGGTCCCGCAGCTGCATCCACAGGGCGTGCAGCCCGGCGACGCGGACCGCGCACTCGGCCAGGCGCTGGCGGACGCCGGACCGCCGGCGCAGCGCGGTGTCCTCGACGATGCGGCTGCCCAGCCGCCGGTCGGTGTCGGCGATGATCCTGCGGCACAGGTCGATCGCCCAGCCCGCGGAGGCCAGCCGCTCCACCGCGATGTGCTGGGCGAACGCCGCCATGCCGCGGCCCTGCCGCCCCACCAGGTGGTCATTCGTCAACCGGACGTCGGAGAAGCGGAGATGGCCGACCCCGGAGCCGGCGAAAACCTCGGTGTCCGCGGGCTCGGCCGTGACCCCCGGAGTGTCCAGGGGCACCAGGACCCAGGTGAAGTTGGTGAAGTGCCGCCCGGGCGACCGGCGGGCCAGGACCAGGGCGTCGCCGGCGGTGGTCGCCGAGGTCACCCAGCGCTTGGTGCCGTCGACCACCAGCCCGTCGGGCCGCGTGCGGACCGTGGTGGTGAGCGCCGCCAGGTCGGAGCCCGCGCCCTCGTCCGTGGCGGCCAGGGCGACCAGCCGCTCGCCGCGCAGCGCCGCTTCCAGGCACGCGGCGGTCGTCTTCGAGCGGGAGCCCGCGGCGAGCAGCGGCACCGCCGTCGCCAGGTGGACGCAGAGCGAGAGCACCGGGCCCAGCGCCCCCTCGGCGTCGGCGGCGGCCAGCAGCTCCCTGAGCACGAGCGGGTCGAGCCGGCCAGCTGCGGCGTGCGGGTAGAGCCGCCGGAACTGCCCGGCGTCCGCGAACTCCTTGAGGAGCCGGTGGACGCGGGCCGGGGGAACGGCGGTTGGGGGAAGGGTGGTTGGGGGATCGGGGGCCGGAGGCGCGGCGCCCGGGGGAACAGCGGCGGCGCGGTCGTCAGGCAAAGGACACCCCCGCGTCGAGCAGGGCGAGGACGCCGTCCGCCTGGTGGAGACGGTCGTTGCTGTAGTTGAGCGGTGCGGAGCGCAGATCGCGCAGCGCCTTCTCCAGGCGGGTCGGCGAGTTCCTGAGATAGCCGTGCCGCAGCCCGACGGCGTCGATCAGGTCCTCCACGGCGCGATGGCACTCCTCGGAGGCGGTCAGCTTGAGGCTGTTGATCAGCAACTGGTTGCGGGGCAGCGAGACATCGGTGCCGCCCTCTGCGGCGGCGGTGACCACGGCGGCGGTGTGGCGGAGCAGCGCGTGGACGGTGTCCAGCCGCTGCCGGGCCCGGGAGAGCCGGCTCAGCAGCAGCTCCGACTCGAGTCGGCCGTCCTTGCCCCGGGCGGACTCCCGCAGCATCCGCAGCACCCGGGACAGCGCCCCCGCGGCCGTGCCGAGCCAGCAGGCCGACCAGCCCAGGTGCGCCAGCGGGCCGAGGGTCTGCAGCACCACCGCGCGGAACTCGCCGTGCTCGCCGACGACCTGGTGCCCCGGGATGCTGCCGGTCAGCCGCAGGGCCACGCTGTGGCTGGCCCGCATCCCGAGCGGGTCCCATTCCCCGGAGGCGGTGATCTCCAGCTGGTCGCGGCGGGCGAAGACCAGGGAGACCGCGTCGGCGGAGAGCGCCTCGGGGGCGCGCATGCTGATCAGGAAGCCGTCGGCGTACGCCCCGCCGGTCACGATCGGCGCGAACCGGTCGAGTTCCAGGTGCCCGGACCGCCCTTCGTCCGCGGAGAGTTGGGCGCCCGCGGTGAGCAGATGGCCGCCCTTGCCCGATTCCGTGGTCACCGACGCCAGGTACATCCGTCCGGCCGCGATCTCCGGCAGCAACTCCTCGGCGAGCGGCGGGGCGGCGTGGGTGACCACGCAGGCCACCTGCTGGCAGTGCATCGCGAAGATCAGAGCCGCGGACAGGTCGGTGCGGCCCAGCGCGATGCTCACGTCCAGCAGTTCGTCCAGGGTGCCGCCCAGGCCGCCGTACTCGGTGGGGACCATCAGCCCGAGCAGCCCGCCGGCCCGCAGCTCATCGAGCACCGCGACCGGGAACTCGGCCGCCGCGTCGGTCTGCTGGGCGTACTTCTCGGCCACCGCGCGGGCCTGATCGGTCTGCTGGGCGAAGCGACCGCCGGCCGCCGGGCGAGGACGCGCGGACTCAGACATCGGCGCCGCCGTCCTGTGTCGCGACCGCCGACCACAGCGCGCCGGCCGTGCTGAAGGTCTTCTCGACCAGCGCCTCGTCGGGCAGTTCGACGCCCAGCTCGTCCTCCAGGGCGAGCAGCAGCTCGATCGACTGCATGGAGGTCAGCCCGGCCTCCCGCAGCCGGGTGTCCGGGGTGATCGGCCGGTCGGCCAGGTGGGGGAGGAAAGGCCGGAGTATCCCGGTGAAGCGTTCGTCCATCACGGCGCGGGCACCCTTCTCGGTCGGTGTGGACGCCGGGCTCACCCGGCGCCGCCATTGAGCCGTCGCTCGACCAGTTCGCACAGGTCGACGATGCGGTGGAGTCGTTCGGGCAGGAGGTCTCCGGGGCCGAACTCGATGGCGAAGTCCTCCTCCAGGCCGTCGACGATCTCCAGCATCCGCAGGGAGTTGAAGGCGGGGAGTCCGGTCAGGTCGGCGTCGGGCGCGGGCACGTCCCGTATGCCGAGGACCCGCCCGACGATCCCGGCCACCGTCGAGGCGACCTGCTCGGGGGAAGGCGGATCACCGCCGGCCGCCTCGACGCCACCGGCCCCCCGGTCGCCACCGGAGAGCACTTCCGGGTCGGCGTGCAGGAGTTCGGCCGCCCGCGTCAGCAGATCTGGTGGCTCCGCCCGGCCCCGGGCGACGCGGCGGGAGGTCAGATACGTGTACTCGACCAACCCGTCCCAGCGGGCGAGGTGCTCCTCGACGTGCTGCGGGGTCCCCGCGTCCCCCTGGGCCAGATACGCCGCACGCAGCCGGCGTGACCGGGCCAGCAGCCAGGTCTCCATGGTGAACTGATCGAGCGTCAGCTTGCGGTCGGGATGCTCGGCGTACGCACGGAGGTAGTCGTCGGCCCCGGCGGACGATATCCGCACCTCCTCGCCCGGCGGACCGAGAGGAGCGGGACCGAGGGGCGTGGGGGCTAACTGGAAGGCCTGGCCCGGTCCGGCGTCCAGGACCGCGGCCAACTCCTCCCGTTCGAGGCGCAGTCGCGTCGGGCGCGCCGCGCCCCACGGAGTGTCGTTGTAGTAGGCGTCCGTCACCGCAAGGGCGCCGTCGCCGTCGGGTTCGGCCAGGAAACTGTGCTCGATGTGGCGCTGCCCGTGGTAGGGCACCCAGGGCAGGTGATAGGCGTCCGCGACCACCCACGCCGTCTCCCGTAGCGATCGCGCCCAGTCGCCGTCGGCGCCGGGCCACTTCTGCGCGAGGGCGAGGCAGAGGAGGTCCGCGGCGTCGGCCAACGCCGCGTCCAGGGAGGGCTCGACGGTGGGCAGGCCGTGCGGACCGGGGCGGGTGCGCAGGCGCAGCGCGGCGCCCAGCCGCAGGTGGGTCCCGGCGCCGTGGTACCGGTCGGCCAGCACCGCGAGGTTGCTCTGGAAGCAGTCCAGCAGTTCGGCTCGGATCTCCGGCGCCGCGGTCACAGCAACTCCCCCGCCGCGTCGTCGACGTCGAAGGGGAACCGGTCGGCGAAGGCGGGCTTGAGGTCGGCGAGCCAGATCGCCGCGGGGTCGTACGCGGCGTAGAACGGCCGGCCGACCAGGGCCGGATCGCGGGCCTGGATCATGTGCAGGGCGAAGACCTTCTGGCCGAGGAGCTCGACCACCCCGTCCACGCAGACCTTGCCCGCGGTGGCCGACATGGACGGCCCCCGTACGGTCCGGGCGAGGCCGGAGACCGAGGCGTAGGCGTCCCGGAAGATGTCGTAGGCCCGGGCCAGCGGCACCGCGAAGTAGTCCACCGGACCGGTGTCCCGCTCCACGAACATGTAGTACGGAATCATCCCGAGCCGCACCTGGGCGCGCCACATCGACTCCCACACCCGCGGGTCGTCGTTGATCGAGCGGATCAGCGGCGCCTGGGTGCGGATCACCGCCCCCGTGCCGCGCAACCTGGCCACCGCCTGCGCCACCACCGGCGGTTCCAGCTCGCGCGGGTGGGAGAAGTGGGCCATCAGCGCCAGGTTCTTGCCCGCCGCCACGACCTCCTCGAACAGCCGCAGCAGATCCTCGGCGTCCGGATCGGTGAGGAACTTCCGCGGCCAGAAGGACAGCGCCTTGGTGCCCATCCGGATGGACTCGATCTGGTCCAGCGCGAGCAGCGGCTCGACGTAGCGCCTCAGCACCGCCGCGCTGGGGATCATCGAGTCGCCGCCGGTGAAGAGCACGTTGGTGATGTGCGGGTGCGCGCGCAGGTAGTCCACCAGGATCAGTTCGTCGCTGTCGGCCGCCATCCGCAGCTCCGGCTCGCCGACGAACTGCGCCCAGCGGAAGCAGTAGGTGCAGTAGGCATGGCAGGTCTGGCCCTGGCGGGGGAAGAACAGCAGCGTCTCGCGGTACTTGTGCTGGATTCCGGCCAGTTGCTGACCGTCCACCACCGGGTGGTTGAGCTCCAGCTGGCCGGCGGGGTGCGGGTTCAGCCGCATCCGCACCTGGTGGGCGATCGTCTGGATCTGCCGGCGTGGCGCCCCGCTGCGCAGCAGGTCCGCGATCCTGGCCACGTCCTCGGCCGGCAGCATGTCCTCCTGCGGGAAGACCAGGCGGTAGATCGGGTCGTCGGGGGCCGCGGACCAGTCGATCAGCTCGTCCACGACATGGCTGTTGGCCCGGAAGGGCAGCACCTCGGCCACCGCCCGCACGCCCAGGCGCTGGTCGGGGCTCAGGCCGGCGCGGGCGGTCAGGTCGTCCAGGTGTCTGGAGGTGACGGCGTGGAACCGGGGCGGGCTGTCCGTGGTCGGCGGAACGCTTGCGTTGCTCGGGGGCACCGTGCGGTCATTCCTTCCGGTCGGGGGCGGCTCAGCCGCAGAGCTTGCCGAACCCCTCTTCGATCGCGGCCAGGAGCCGCGAGACATGGGGCAGTACGAGCGGATCGGAGCTGTGCAGGGCCGCGGACTGCTCCTCGGGGGTCTCGCCGTAGAGCATGCTGGTGGCCGCCCGGAAGCGGAGCGCTCCCGGTTCGTCGCCGTGGTGGTGGCCGCCGAGGACGGCGATGCCGTGCGCGTCGAGCAGTCGGTCCTGCAGGGTGGCGGAGTCGGTGACGCCCCGGGCGGCCAGGGCCTCCCGGCGCGGTTCGAAGTCCGGGTAGACGTAGAA comes from Streptomyces sp. NBC_00448 and encodes:
- a CDS encoding AMP-binding protein: MTQQRGMYGWFADTARLHPAAVALEVGGRPWSYAELDSLAGRLAEALHAADPGRPLRRIGLLASRTPHAYAGYLAVQRLGASVVPLNPAFPAARNAAIAKAAGLDLVLAQPDHAAAELGARLLSPDLDSLPPARALPALPAGGRGPRDIGYVLFTSGSTGSPKGVPIQHRSVDAYLSHVIDRYQLDVGARLSQTFELTFDLSVFDLFAAWGSGATLVVPGPDDVLAPARFVARERLTHWFSVPSVISFARRLRALAPDSMPSLRWSLFCGETLTLAQASAWQRAAPRSVLENLYGPTELTLSCTEFRMPAPGARVAGTPAAGTGTPAAGTGTPAAGTGTPADSTPAAGPGGAVPIGTLYPGLEHLVVDEDGREADEGELCVRGVQRFPGYLDPQDNIGRFLRREQGRTTVVERADPPSDDLWYRTGDRVRRSPDGLVHLGRLDHQIKIRGYRVELGEIEAALRAVPGVNEAVVLSLDGAAGQERLAAACTAQSGARLDPDTLLAGLRERLPAYMVPVAVSVRRSFPYTTNGKIDRTALREALARNL
- a CDS encoding 4'-phosphopantetheinyl transferase family protein encodes the protein MTVPPPITGPGLRLEAAPGIWVALHERRGAFHDEERFDRHQEPAPYAPPTREDLAAAEGLPPWRTAELLAGRGLLRALLRARYPEAAGAPVVYRPGGRPALAGRPRIGISISHDRGAVAVCAALDRAVGVDVQHVPAAVRPALLRRCTQGRAEEWARLPAERRTTEFAWLWTVQEACVKAEGSGFAGRPWRVRVRPAARAGSWGRYSWVSLRNRASLPLSVAYGAPAPFPIEPAEQQP
- a CDS encoding acyl-CoA dehydrogenase family protein — translated: MPDDRAAAVPPGAAPPAPDPPTTLPPTAVPPARVHRLLKEFADAGQFRRLYPHAAAGRLDPLVLRELLAAADAEGALGPVLSLCVHLATAVPLLAAGSRSKTTAACLEAALRGERLVALAATDEGAGSDLAALTTTVRTRPDGLVVDGTKRWVTSATTAGDALVLARRSPGRHFTNFTWVLVPLDTPGVTAEPADTEVFAGSGVGHLRFSDVRLTNDHLVGRQGRGMAAFAQHIAVERLASAGWAIDLCRRIIADTDRRLGSRIVEDTALRRRSGVRQRLAECAVRVAGLHALWMQLRDRIADERDGTAAALLKAASGATVDHVLAECARLQGADGFARGGAQALRTEAAIFGIGGGTTEVTLDIVAERLDAVLDGLTP
- a CDS encoding acyl-CoA dehydrogenase family protein, with the translated sequence MSESARPRPAAGGRFAQQTDQARAVAEKYAQQTDAAAEFPVAVLDELRAGGLLGLMVPTEYGGLGGTLDELLDVSIALGRTDLSAALIFAMHCQQVACVVTHAAPPLAEELLPEIAAGRMYLASVTTESGKGGHLLTAGAQLSADEGRSGHLELDRFAPIVTGGAYADGFLISMRAPEALSADAVSLVFARRDQLEITASGEWDPLGMRASHSVALRLTGSIPGHQVVGEHGEFRAVVLQTLGPLAHLGWSACWLGTAAGALSRVLRMLRESARGKDGRLESELLLSRLSRARQRLDTVHALLRHTAAVVTAAAEGGTDVSLPRNQLLINSLKLTASEECHRAVEDLIDAVGLRHGYLRNSPTRLEKALRDLRSAPLNYSNDRLHQADGVLALLDAGVSFA
- a CDS encoding phosphopantetheine-binding protein → MDERFTGILRPFLPHLADRPITPDTRLREAGLTSMQSIELLLALEDELGVELPDEALVEKTFSTAGALWSAVATQDGGADV
- a CDS encoding acyl carrier protein; the protein is MTAAPEIRAELLDCFQSNLAVLADRYHGAGTHLRLGAALRLRTRPGPHGLPTVEPSLDAALADAADLLCLALAQKWPGADGDWARSLRETAWVVADAYHLPWVPYHGQRHIEHSFLAEPDGDGALAVTDAYYNDTPWGAARPTRLRLEREELAAVLDAGPGQAFQLAPTPLGPAPLGPPGEEVRISSAGADDYLRAYAEHPDRKLTLDQFTMETWLLARSRRLRAAYLAQGDAGTPQHVEEHLARWDGLVEYTYLTSRRVARGRAEPPDLLTRAAELLHADPEVLSGGDRGAGGVEAAGGDPPSPEQVASTVAGIVGRVLGIRDVPAPDADLTGLPAFNSLRMLEIVDGLEEDFAIEFGPGDLLPERLHRIVDLCELVERRLNGGAG